The Nitrospira sp. genome segment CTTCAGGCTGAATTGGAACGCTTCTCCTGCTCGTTTGAGCCGATCCAGATGGAGGGCGCTTTCCCGCAATGTCTTGCTCGGGATTGTTCCGCGATAGACACAGCTGCCACCGATGCCGCGCTCTCGCTCAATCAGGGCGACACGCTTCCCGCCTTTGGTACCCTGGACCGCGGCCTTCTGGCCGGCTGGGCCGGCTCCGATGACGATGATATCGAACGCGACAGATGTGTTCATAGATTTAACGCATTCACCACAGTCAGCACGTGGTCTTTCCTGGTCAGCAGCTGACCAATGTCATTCGGGTATAGATTGAGTTCTCCGAAGGCCGGATGTGCGCGGAGCGTCGCTTCCGGCATGTCCTCGGGCGCGAGGAGGTGACTCGCCAGTGTATCGGCGGCACAGGTGAGCAGGCACTCTTGACGGAATGAATCGGCATGGTCGTAATCTGCGTAATATTGGATGGCTGCCGCTACTTGCTTAGGCAAACTCCATTTATCTGCGATGAGGGCACCGACGCGCGAATGATATCCATCGACCCACCTATGTAATACCGATTTCTCAAGCGCAACTCGTTGCGCTTGTGCCAGGGTCGTCACCGTTTGCAATACGACGGGTTTTCCGATTTCGTGCAGCAGACCGCAAAGGTATGCGCTCTCGACGTTGACACGCCTCATGCGGGCGACTTCCTTCGCGAAGGCTCCGCTCGCCAGAGAGTGACGCCACAGTCGTTTCACATCGTCCTCATGTCCCGGCACTTTGAACGCGCCGGACTTCAATGAAGCCGTAAAGGCAATCTCAGACAACAAGGTAATGCCCAGCATGGCCACCGCGTGCTGGAGAGAGACCACAGGGCTGCGAGGCATGTAGGCCGGTGAATTGGCGATCCGCATGACATGCGCAGCGAGTGCTTGATCCTGGTGAATCAAAGATGAGAGCTTCGCCGCATCGGAGGCAGGATCCGCCGCCAGTGCCAGAACCTGGCTGGCTGCTTGTGGGAGCAGGGGAAGCTCAACCTCTTCCGCCTCAATTTTCTGAATCAAGGCTTGTTCCAACCGTTCAACTGAGGTGGTTACCGATCCTATGTCAGAAGCCATATGGAAGTGCTCCTCGAATTCGAGTCTATGGGTCACGACATTCCTTTTCGGCTGGTTCCCCATAAAGGTTGAGTGATCGTGACTTTAAAATCGTGACAGAATATACTCTGGCCTCCATTATGAGAGAACCGTGAAGCGAGGTTGACCGGCGGAAGGGGCCGTATCAGTGGTGTTTGCGAGCCTTGTTCCTTGGTCAGGTATGGCGGGTGAGTCTACGGCGAGCGCCGAAAAAGTCGCGAAGGAGGCTCTGAAAACGATCGAGAGCACCAAGGAATATACCACTCAACCAGTTCCTACGTGACGAGACAGGGGAGTATCCATGATGAAGGTTGTGACACTTGCCGAGTTCAAACAGTTCACCTGCGACAAGATGAAAAAGAACAATCTGTTTCAAACAGAGCGTTTCTTCTGCGACATCTATTGTTTTGAGCCGGGCCAAGAACAAAAGGGCCATGTCCATGGCGACCAGGATAAGGTATATATCGTCCTAGAGGGACAAGGAACATTTCAGGTCGGTACCGACCAACGAATGCTTGAAGCAGGGCAAGGGACTGTGGCCCCAGCCGGTGAGGAGCATGGTGTAAAGAACCATGCGAGCAACCGGCTCATAGTGTTGGTCTTTGTCGCACCCAATCCAGCCTAGAGTCCAACCAGAGCAGCAGTGCTAATAAACGAGGGGGGAGAGAGCATCATGCTCTCTCCCCCCTCGCCGTGTTGCGCTTCTCTTAGTAGACAGGCTCGGTCAGTCTTTATGAGGCTTCAGTCACTCTCTGAACCTCATCTTAGGGTTTGTAACAGGAACGGTCGGCCGGCTTGCCTCCGTGCGAGAACTGGTTTTCATATGCCATCACTTGCCAGATCTGCTCTTCGGATATCAGGCCTTTATTGGCCTTCATCTTCGTCTTTGGGACACCTTCCGAGATACGCCAGAACCAGAACGCGTCTGAGAAGCGGCAGACGATATTCGGGTCACGAAAATCCCGTGCGCCCTTTTTCTTTGGTGTGCCGTCTGTCCCGTGACAACTGCTGCAGTTGACCTCGGTCTTGAACTCGCCTCGATAAATCTTCCCTCCCTCCTCAATGGCTTTTGGATCAGTCCATCCACCGGCCGGCATTTTTTTGTCGGCATACTCGGGTGGAGGTGAGGGCAATGGAGGCAGGTCTTCGGCGGAGGCCATGCCTCCTGAAAGTACAAGGGCACAGCCCACCATCAGCACTGAGAGGCACACATTCCTTTTCGTCATTCGCACCTCCTAATTGAATTGTAAATGGGTAGGGCACCTGTCTTGTTTGCTTGAGTCGGTCGCTCGGTCACAGTATGCAGCGTATTCTCAATGGGGTTGCACTATACCATATTTTCGCTCGGAAAAAACGACAACAACCAGGTGCATCATGAAATCAGATCACATGACCGCATGGCATCGACGCCCGACCCCAAGGAATATTTCGTACAGTGACCCTGTCTTGGCCCGTCGGATGATCTGAGGCGGACGGTTTTCGTTCAGACGGTTCGACGATTGCTCTTATTGTTCACGGATGACTTGTTTGGTTGCCTCAACAATGGAGCGCACCCCAATTCCATAGTGGTCGACGAGTTCTTCTGGTTTTCCACTATGCGGAATTTCACGAACAGCGAGTTTGTAGACTTTCATGCCTTCCGTTGCAACAGCGCTGAGCACGGCATCGCCAAGACCTCCGTGGGCGTAGTGATCTTCAACCGTGAGGATTCGACGCTGAGTCGCCCGACCACTCTCTACCAAGCTATTTCTATCGATGGGGACGATGCTGTAGAGATCGATCACGCGAACGGCAATGCCCGATGACTTCAGTTGGTCATGGGCTTTCAAGGCTTCACACAGCGTCACTCCCGCGGCCACGATTGTGAGCACATCCGATGCACTCTGCCGAAGGATTTTGCTGCCGCCGATGCGGAACCGTTCTTCTGGTCCGTAGAGGACCGGAGTCTTTGGTCTTCCAGCACGTATATAGACCATTCCCTTATGCTTCGCAGCTTCCTCGATTAATCGATAGGTTGAGTTGCCGTCTGAAGGATAGAGCACCGTCACGTTCGGTTGTGCCGCCATCATTGCGATGTCTTCCAATCCCATTTGCGACGGCCCATCCTCGCCGATGCTCACACCGACATGGGTCCCGACGAGCTTGATATTCGACCCGCTGACCGCGGCCATACGGATGAAGTCGTAGGCGCGACTGAAGAAACAGGCGAAGGTCGCTGCGAACGGGATTTTGCCGCAGGCAGCCAGACCTGCGGCGGCACCCACCATATTTTGCTCGGCGATGAAACTCTCAAAGAACCGATGGGCAAACTTCTTGCCGAATTTGTCGGTATACGTGGAATTCTTTACGTCTGCGTCTAGCGCGACGATGGAAGGGTTCACGGTCCCCAAGGCTTCCAATGCCACACCGAAGGCTTCACGCGTCGCGACAGAGTCACCGATTTTATAAGGCGCGGAAGGCATCGGGCCGATGGCTGCGGGAGCGGTGCTGGGAGCCGATGGTTTTGGGATCTGAATCACGACGCCGTTCGGGCTCAATTGCTTCGTGAGCTCGTCAAGGACCTTCTCTGTCTCCTCACCTTTTTTAAGTGGTTTGCCGTGCCAGTCTGCCTTGTTCTCGATGAACGAAATACCTTTGCCTTTGTATGTGCGGGCCAGCAACACGGTCGGTTGTCCTTTGGTGCGGGCAGCCTCATCGAAAGCCCTGAGGATTGCTGTGAAATCATGACCGTCGATGACGATTGCATGCCAACCGAATCCAGCCCACCGGGAACGGTACGCATCCATGTCATGTTGCAGCATGGTCGGATCACTCTGCCCCAGTCGGTTCACATCAACAATAGCGCACAAATTATCCAAACCATATTG includes the following:
- a CDS encoding HDOD domain-containing protein — its product is MASDIGSVTTSVERLEQALIQKIEAEEVELPLLPQAASQVLALAADPASDAAKLSSLIHQDQALAAHVMRIANSPAYMPRSPVVSLQHAVAMLGITLLSEIAFTASLKSGAFKVPGHEDDVKRLWRHSLASGAFAKEVARMRRVNVESAYLCGLLHEIGKPVVLQTVTTLAQAQRVALEKSVLHRWVDGYHSRVGALIADKWSLPKQVAAAIQYYADYDHADSFRQECLLTCAADTLASHLLAPEDMPEATLRAHPAFGELNLYPNDIGQLLTRKDHVLTVVNALNL
- a CDS encoding cupin domain-containing protein codes for the protein MMKVVTLAEFKQFTCDKMKKNNLFQTERFFCDIYCFEPGQEQKGHVHGDQDKVYIVLEGQGTFQVGTDQRMLEAGQGTVAPAGEEHGVKNHASNRLIVLVFVAPNPA
- a CDS encoding cytochrome c, with translation MTKRNVCLSVLMVGCALVLSGGMASAEDLPPLPSPPPEYADKKMPAGGWTDPKAIEEGGKIYRGEFKTEVNCSSCHGTDGTPKKKGARDFRDPNIVCRFSDAFWFWRISEGVPKTKMKANKGLISEEQIWQVMAYENQFSHGGKPADRSCYKP
- a CDS encoding transketolase; protein product: MASLATSSELLSTLHNKATQLRINSVRATSEAGSGHPSSCASAADIVAALFFSVMRYDPHNPKTPNSDRFILSKGHAAPLLYAAWAEAGLFPQSDLLKLRTLTSDLEGHPTPRLPFVDMATGSLGQGLPVGIGIALNAKFVDRLDYRTYVLMGDGESVEGSVWEAAEIGRQYGLDNLCAIVDVNRLGQSDPTMLQHDMDAYRSRWAGFGWHAIVIDGHDFTAILRAFDEAARTKGQPTVLLARTYKGKGISFIENKADWHGKPLKKGEETEKVLDELTKQLSPNGVVIQIPKPSAPSTAPAAIGPMPSAPYKIGDSVATREAFGVALEALGTVNPSIVALDADVKNSTYTDKFGKKFAHRFFESFIAEQNMVGAAAGLAACGKIPFAATFACFFSRAYDFIRMAAVSGSNIKLVGTHVGVSIGEDGPSQMGLEDIAMMAAQPNVTVLYPSDGNSTYRLIEEAAKHKGMVYIRAGRPKTPVLYGPEERFRIGGSKILRQSASDVLTIVAAGVTLCEALKAHDQLKSSGIAVRVIDLYSIVPIDRNSLVESGRATQRRILTVEDHYAHGGLGDAVLSAVATEGMKVYKLAVREIPHSGKPEELVDHYGIGVRSIVEATKQVIREQ